In the Colwellia sp. 20A7 genome, one interval contains:
- a CDS encoding flagella assembly protein FlgT → MYSISKKIILSISLMLTSAIVNAQWYEAQGYASTAKDSVEVARTKAMENALKKALLVAGASVSSIQQVVNGLLTQDQISIRASGSVNSIELIEELHSNDMISVTIRADIFPQEKKCFSLDYKKSILITKSHLLQREHANLGKIYQIDSAMIKQLNKKLKNQSSYSGGKLLLKSSTEFSRLNNSFNEEKIKQLTISLAENTDSQYVLFSEINDMSLQEQRTNSLKVWQQPTYPRNFDFTLYLYNGFSGEQIWQGNYQDSAVWDFNKRRSIDVHATTFWQSDYGNMIDALLSRTINDIDESVMCEPNEGKIIQVQGNQITINLGKSHGVKVGDEFTLLHSSTFVSQQGKSYAGYNISPHKVKVTKLTSQSATAKTLNNDLLDNIQINDVAVRY, encoded by the coding sequence ATGTATTCTATATCTAAAAAAATCATTTTATCTATCAGCTTAATGTTAACTAGCGCCATTGTTAATGCGCAATGGTATGAGGCTCAAGGCTATGCATCAACAGCTAAAGACTCGGTTGAAGTAGCACGAACTAAGGCAATGGAAAACGCTTTAAAAAAAGCATTACTTGTCGCTGGTGCCAGTGTTTCAAGCATTCAACAAGTGGTGAATGGTTTGCTCACTCAAGATCAAATAAGTATTCGTGCTAGTGGCAGTGTTAATTCAATTGAATTAATAGAAGAGCTTCATAGCAACGATATGATTAGCGTTACTATACGTGCCGATATTTTTCCTCAAGAAAAAAAATGTTTCTCGTTAGATTACAAAAAATCAATTTTGATCACCAAAAGCCACTTACTTCAAAGAGAACACGCAAACCTTGGCAAAATATATCAAATTGATTCCGCTATGATCAAACAGCTAAATAAAAAACTTAAAAATCAAAGTAGCTATAGCGGGGGTAAATTATTACTTAAAAGCTCAACAGAATTCTCGCGTTTAAATAATAGTTTTAATGAAGAAAAAATAAAACAACTAACAATCTCTCTAGCCGAAAATACCGACAGCCAATATGTTCTTTTTAGTGAGATTAACGATATGTCTTTGCAAGAGCAAAGAACAAATTCATTGAAAGTATGGCAACAACCGACCTACCCTCGAAATTTCGATTTTACCCTTTATTTATACAATGGTTTTAGTGGCGAACAAATATGGCAAGGTAATTACCAAGACTCTGCGGTTTGGGATTTCAATAAAAGAAGAAGTATTGATGTACACGCCACCACCTTTTGGCAGAGCGATTACGGTAATATGATTGATGCTTTACTTAGCCGAACAATAAACGATATTGACGAAAGTGTTATGTGTGAGCCGAATGAAGGAAAAATAATACAAGTCCAAGGCAACCAAATTACAATAAATTTAGGTAAAAGTCATGGCGTGAAAGTTGGTGATGAGTTCACGTTACTCCATAGTAGCACTTTCGTTAGTCAACAAGGAAAAAGCTATGCGGGTTACAATATTAGCCCACACAAAGTTAAAGTAACCAAGCTAACATCACAAAGCGCAACAGCAAAAACGTTGAATAATGACTTATTAGATAATATTCAAATAAATGATGTAGCAGTACGATATTAA
- a CDS encoding FlgO family outer membrane protein: protein MKKWLIPLLLPTLLSCSNTVEEDSFYKIKQTDKSEIDSYNLPKHAINDLVKGLAYQMLANSSFVNNKTPVAVASFVNLEDLESTHWLGNQIAESFVHELQSHGLVVIDFKTTGHIRVTQAGDYIFSRDWKDLPERQIIDYVVAGTMMEQEEGIIINARMIGIKSHVVVATAQSFIPKWVVGEERNNGEHVIMKDGMIIRSNEKLIEEQRAVAIQQ, encoded by the coding sequence ATGAAAAAATGGCTTATACCATTACTTCTGCCAACTCTTTTATCTTGTAGTAATACAGTTGAAGAAGATAGCTTTTATAAAATAAAGCAAACAGATAAAAGTGAGATAGATAGCTATAATTTACCTAAGCATGCCATTAATGACTTAGTGAAAGGTTTAGCCTATCAAATGCTAGCAAACAGTAGTTTTGTTAACAACAAAACACCTGTGGCGGTTGCATCGTTTGTGAACTTAGAAGATCTTGAGTCAACGCATTGGCTAGGAAATCAAATAGCAGAAAGCTTTGTACATGAATTACAGAGCCATGGTTTGGTGGTGATTGATTTTAAAACTACGGGGCATATTCGTGTTACACAAGCAGGTGACTATATTTTTAGCCGTGATTGGAAAGATCTTCCTGAACGTCAGATTATTGACTACGTAGTCGCCGGAACTATGATGGAGCAAGAAGAAGGAATTATCATTAATGCGCGCATGATCGGCATTAAATCTCATGTTGTTGTTGCTACAGCACAATCTTTTATTCCTAAATGGGTAGTAGGAGAGGAAAGAAATAACGGTGAACATGTGATAATGAAAGACGGTATGATAATACGCAGTAACGAAAAATTAATTGAAGAGCAGCGCGCTGTTGCAATTCAACAGTAA
- a CDS encoding M48 family metallopeptidase: MKYSLIICFALLSLSGCSTSSTGRNQVALYSDSELSKMGITSFEQMKQEIPISTDKVTNDFVLCVADAITENVPESLFSGEWEVVVFDSAQVNAFALPGGKIGVYTGILNVTENQDQLAAIMGHEVGHVLERHSNERLSASQLSNVGLAVATIALGASDIDNQGLWVAGLGIGVQYGVIMPYSRSHESEADIVGQDLMARSGFSPDASIQLWKNMSKLSSAESPEFMSTHPSNATRIKQLTEHLAVSQPYYLSKKSANTLPKCVKPSVIPKPKS, from the coding sequence ATGAAATATTCTCTTATTATATGTTTTGCACTATTAAGTTTGTCGGGCTGCTCTACGTCTTCAACAGGCCGTAACCAAGTGGCGCTTTATTCTGATAGTGAGTTAAGTAAAATGGGCATTACTTCATTTGAACAAATGAAGCAGGAAATACCAATTAGTACAGACAAAGTAACGAATGACTTTGTTCTATGTGTTGCTGATGCCATTACTGAGAATGTGCCTGAATCTTTATTTTCTGGCGAATGGGAAGTGGTTGTATTTGATTCTGCACAAGTAAATGCATTCGCTTTACCTGGTGGTAAAATAGGTGTTTATACTGGCATCTTAAATGTTACTGAGAACCAAGATCAATTAGCCGCCATTATGGGGCACGAAGTAGGGCATGTACTTGAAAGACATTCTAATGAACGTTTATCTGCTAGTCAGCTATCAAATGTTGGTTTAGCTGTGGCAACAATCGCACTAGGTGCCAGTGATATTGATAATCAAGGGTTATGGGTTGCTGGATTAGGGATTGGTGTTCAATATGGCGTTATTATGCCTTATAGTCGATCTCATGAAAGTGAGGCGGATATCGTTGGACAAGATTTAATGGCTCGTTCTGGTTTTTCACCTGATGCGAGTATTCAGTTATGGAAAAATATGTCGAAGTTGAGTAGTGCAGAATCACCTGAATTTATGTCGACTCATCCATCAAATGCAACGCGCATTAAACAATTAACTGAACACTTAGCCGTTTCTCAGCCTTATTATTTATCTAAAAAAAGTGCTAACACGTTACCTAAATGTGTAAAACCTAGCGTTATTCCAAAGCCCAAGAGCTAA
- a CDS encoding ABC transporter permease — MNIKRFYAVFKARNIEFFRDRSSLGWNLIFPVLLLIGFSVIFSGDGRPAYKVGIINSVTEGKAQAESAQDSFKNIRFIDYINYDTVELANKKLSHHTIDLVIDVSTSQYWINNESSKSYLVEKIFNLPLKDYTRLETVGKKIRYIDWVLPGILGMNMMFSCLFGVGYVIVRYRKNAVLKRLKATPLSAFEFVSAQLVSRLFIVLFISTVVYTGCNFLFDFLMLGSYFDLIVIGMLGAFCLISLGLLVASRSKSEELIGGLLNLTSWPMMMLSGVWFSLEGAPSALKTVADFLPLTHLVAGARQIITEGATLGDISYHITSLLVMSAIFLSLGAYFFSWNTER; from the coding sequence ATGAATATAAAGCGTTTTTATGCGGTGTTCAAAGCCCGCAACATTGAGTTTTTTCGTGATAGATCATCGCTAGGCTGGAACTTAATATTTCCTGTGTTATTACTTATCGGTTTTTCGGTTATTTTTTCAGGGGATGGGCGTCCAGCATATAAAGTTGGCATTATTAATAGTGTGACCGAAGGAAAGGCTCAAGCAGAAAGTGCACAAGATTCATTTAAAAATATTCGGTTTATTGATTATATTAATTACGACACGGTAGAGCTTGCTAATAAAAAGTTAAGTCATCACACCATAGATTTAGTGATTGATGTTTCAACTAGCCAATATTGGATTAATAACGAATCATCTAAGAGTTATCTAGTAGAAAAAATATTTAATCTCCCGTTGAAGGACTATACCCGCTTAGAAACGGTAGGAAAAAAAATTCGTTATATAGACTGGGTGTTACCCGGAATTCTAGGCATGAATATGATGTTTAGTTGCTTATTTGGTGTTGGCTACGTCATTGTACGCTACCGTAAAAATGCAGTGTTGAAGCGCTTAAAGGCAACGCCTCTGTCGGCTTTTGAGTTTGTTTCAGCGCAGTTAGTGTCTCGTTTATTTATCGTGCTGTTTATATCCACGGTAGTGTATACCGGCTGTAACTTTTTGTTTGATTTTTTAATGCTCGGTAGTTATTTCGATTTAATTGTTATTGGCATGTTAGGCGCTTTTTGTTTAATCAGTTTAGGTTTGTTAGTTGCTAGTAGAAGTAAAAGTGAAGAGCTTATTGGGGGCTTATTAAATCTAACTTCTTGGCCTATGATGATGCTTTCAGGTGTTTGGTTTAGCTTAGAAGGAGCACCATCAGCGTTAAAAACCGTGGCAGACTTTTTACCTTTAACACATTTAGTGGCTGGTGCTAGGCAAATAATTACCGAAGGAGCTACTTTAGGTGACATTAGTTATCATATTACGAGTTTATTAGTGATGAGTGCGATATTTTTATCTCTTGGTGCTTACTTTTTTAGTTGGAATACTGAGCGTTAA
- the pdxH gene encoding pyridoxamine 5'-phosphate oxidase, protein MTLFEKLRCLLTFGQGVALPLPEIPTDSTPLPLFKQWFEDANKSGILLPEAVSVSTCGQNGQPSSRMVLLKNFDEQGFVFFTNYGSRKSQELNENSKVALLFHWNVLQRQIRIEGSVEKVSAQESADYFHSRDRGSQIGAWASKQSQKLTEDDQLKKRMAIFSEKYATGEVPHPEFWGGWRVKPTYIEFWQGRSNRLHDRVCFEKQNNEWVNFKLHP, encoded by the coding sequence ATGACTTTATTTGAAAAACTTCGTTGCTTACTCACTTTTGGGCAAGGTGTTGCCTTGCCCTTACCTGAAATACCTACCGATTCGACTCCATTACCGCTATTTAAGCAATGGTTTGAAGATGCAAACAAGTCAGGCATATTGCTACCTGAAGCTGTGTCAGTAAGTACTTGTGGCCAAAACGGTCAACCAAGTTCTCGTATGGTGCTGTTGAAGAACTTTGACGAGCAAGGTTTTGTTTTTTTCACTAATTATGGCAGTAGAAAAAGCCAGGAATTAAATGAAAACAGTAAAGTAGCCTTACTATTTCATTGGAATGTATTACAACGCCAAATACGTATTGAAGGTTCTGTTGAAAAAGTTTCCGCACAAGAGTCTGCAGATTATTTCCATAGCCGTGACCGAGGCAGTCAAATTGGTGCCTGGGCATCAAAGCAAAGCCAAAAATTAACGGAAGATGACCAATTAAAAAAACGAATGGCCATTTTTAGCGAAAAGTACGCTACTGGTGAAGTACCACATCCAGAATTTTGGGGAGGTTGGCGAGTAAAACCAACTTACATTGAATTTTGGCAAGGGCGATCAAATCGTTTACATGATCGCGTGTGTTTTGAAAAACAAAACAATGAATGGGTTAATTTTAAACTACACCCTTAA
- a CDS encoding sensor histidine kinase yields MDKVTPVDIDSLNIPKNRLIKLFWAVESALAIIAIQYLFTDNRQIIYAIIFTIIIITPVYFLAQKNKLELGTNILLLLLTVILLAFVWIYNGLRDEILFSFPALIMISLLKGSHRLAFFLYLLVGINLLSIGYLNEMGYIHNETKESDIHSAILLIIILSFISYIAWLIAVEIKQTNQALIDNKNELENRVKQRTRELEQSISNLKNTQEQLIQTEKMASLGRLVAGVAHEINTPIGIAITASSHLEDATNDFHTLYQNDNITKKALVYYVETAAASSKLLQSNLNRAADLIQGFKEVAIDQSNEEIREFKLKAYINDVLSSLRPKTGRSGCKIDLNAPDDLVIKTSPGAIAQIITNLVINAITHAFEKEASGIITINIEQEAQRINIQFKDSGCGIAPENMDKIFEPFFTTKRGQGGSGLGMHIVYNLVTQSLHGKITCSSSLGKGTCFHINFPIQ; encoded by the coding sequence ATGGATAAAGTAACCCCCGTGGATATCGACTCACTAAACATACCTAAAAATAGGTTAATTAAACTATTTTGGGCTGTTGAGTCGGCTCTCGCTATAATCGCCATACAATACTTATTTACTGATAACCGGCAAATAATTTATGCCATTATATTTACGATTATTATTATCACGCCCGTTTATTTTTTAGCTCAAAAAAATAAGCTTGAGTTAGGCACAAATATACTTCTTTTACTTTTAACGGTTATATTGCTGGCCTTTGTTTGGATATATAACGGTTTAAGAGACGAAATACTCTTTTCTTTCCCTGCACTTATAATGATATCTCTACTAAAAGGTAGCCATCGTTTAGCTTTTTTTCTCTATCTCTTAGTTGGTATTAATCTTTTATCTATTGGTTACCTAAATGAGATGGGATACATCCATAATGAGACTAAAGAAAGTGACATACATTCCGCTATTTTACTAATCATTATATTAAGCTTTATAAGCTATATTGCTTGGCTTATTGCTGTAGAAATAAAACAGACTAATCAAGCGCTAATAGACAATAAGAATGAATTAGAAAACCGTGTTAAACAACGAACAAGAGAGCTAGAACAATCAATTAGTAACCTAAAAAACACGCAAGAACAATTAATTCAAACAGAAAAAATGGCATCTCTTGGTCGCTTAGTCGCGGGTGTAGCACATGAAATTAATACGCCGATAGGAATTGCTATTACAGCATCATCACACTTAGAAGATGCGACAAATGATTTTCATACACTTTATCAAAATGACAATATTACCAAAAAAGCACTCGTTTATTACGTGGAAACAGCAGCTGCTAGCTCAAAATTATTGCAATCAAATTTAAATAGAGCCGCTGATTTAATTCAAGGTTTTAAAGAAGTCGCTATAGATCAATCGAATGAAGAAATTAGAGAGTTCAAATTAAAGGCTTACATTAATGATGTATTGTCAAGCTTACGCCCAAAAACAGGACGTAGCGGCTGCAAAATCGACCTGAATGCACCTGATGATTTAGTTATCAAAACCTCTCCTGGCGCTATAGCACAAATTATTACTAATTTAGTGATTAATGCTATTACTCATGCGTTTGAAAAAGAGGCCTCGGGTATAATCACGATAAATATTGAACAAGAAGCTCAACGTATAAATATACAGTTTAAAGATTCTGGATGCGGCATAGCGCCTGAAAATATGGATAAAATATTTGAACCATTTTTTACTACAAAACGCGGTCAAGGTGGTAGTGGTTTAGGTATGCATATTGTTTACAATTTAGTAACCCAATCACTCCATGGAAAGATCACATGTTCTAGTAGCCTAGGAAAAGGAACCTGCTTCCATATAAACTTCCCGATACAATAA
- a CDS encoding PA3496 family putative envelope integrity protein has protein sequence MVEDDFLDDINDDDETLNKDIDIESVEFAEKKAAEQAQRNLLARKRIDELMERKRLKELLDDENDW, from the coding sequence ATGGTAGAAGATGACTTTTTAGATGATATAAATGACGACGATGAAACACTTAATAAAGATATTGATATTGAGTCTGTTGAATTCGCAGAAAAAAAGGCGGCAGAGCAAGCACAAAGAAACCTGCTCGCTCGTAAACGTATTGATGAATTAATGGAGAGAAAAAGACTAAAAGAACTATTAGACGATGAAAATGATTGGTAA
- a CDS encoding tRNA(Met) cytidine acetyltransferase TmcA produces the protein MNLSYMQSLDFSPWFNCYQQQALMLNERRLIVLVGDSAWSSSLLKNTDSVNDEKSKETTWFIYGDSSNIQPNIAKQRFRDKLGSESNFVIFQDPDLSIDAFACLSGTLVAGGIFFLLINDKSQITDSFFYQRFFNLLNTFPEHVIIEQNQFVLPTLLPTLTAHKAVNAFEHNDALLAYNCVTQEQVVAVESIIKVFKGKRNKPLVLTADRGRGKSSALAIACAELLKSATKEYNLRLVITSADINSLTVFFNHLIRCLPEGEFQKSKFTVLNGSVEFIAVDQLIKQPVNASLLLVDEAAAIPIYLLEQLLSNNSRLVFATTIHGYEGAGRGFTLKFQGTLAAQYPHWQSLHINEPIRWRVNDPLEQLVFEACLLNAELPSIADEPSINGLSSLVFKKFSAIELAHNESLFKQVFSVLVTAHYQTKPSDVKMILDNEQVQLVCLLSGELTKQKVVAVALLINEGSSSSSSSSNSSAISDSTIIDSELVSAIQQSKRRLKNHFVPQSLLTQCGIEYAFDYHYIRVMRIAVHPQLQQQGIGSYFLDKIESFGRLQKVDFLASSFGATKPLLSFWLVNHFKLARIGFQKDKASGEQSALVLKALSSKATVALTDINSTFYRSFEYLLTDEYKYLSAKLVALIMCNSPKLTCVELSERDQANVATFAKGYGQYSSCVFSLHLWLKLAFSDPKFAEDEDLLIFINRIFQKHSINDVCNTYGFTGKKALEQFLRSKVKLLLSR, from the coding sequence ATGAACTTATCTTATATGCAAAGTCTCGATTTCTCACCTTGGTTTAATTGTTATCAACAGCAAGCGTTGATGTTAAATGAACGACGCCTAATTGTATTGGTGGGGGATAGTGCTTGGTCGAGTTCTTTATTAAAAAATACTGATAGTGTTAATGACGAAAAGAGTAAAGAAACAACGTGGTTTATTTATGGTGACAGCAGCAATATTCAACCAAATATTGCTAAGCAGCGTTTTCGCGATAAATTAGGCAGCGAAAGCAATTTTGTAATCTTTCAAGATCCTGATTTATCTATTGATGCTTTTGCCTGCTTGTCAGGGACATTAGTGGCAGGCGGCATATTTTTTCTCTTAATAAACGATAAATCACAGATAACAGACAGCTTTTTCTATCAACGATTTTTTAACTTATTAAACACTTTTCCTGAACATGTGATTATTGAACAAAATCAATTTGTACTACCTACCTTGCTACCTACGTTAACAGCACATAAAGCGGTTAATGCTTTTGAACATAATGATGCATTATTAGCCTATAACTGTGTCACTCAAGAGCAAGTGGTTGCCGTTGAATCAATTATAAAAGTGTTTAAAGGTAAGCGAAATAAACCTTTAGTATTAACGGCTGATAGAGGCAGAGGCAAATCTTCCGCTTTAGCAATTGCGTGTGCCGAATTATTAAAATCGGCAACTAAAGAATATAATTTGCGATTAGTTATTACGTCGGCAGATATAAATTCATTAACCGTCTTCTTTAACCACTTGATTCGTTGCTTGCCTGAAGGCGAGTTTCAAAAGAGTAAGTTTACAGTGTTAAATGGCTCAGTGGAGTTCATTGCTGTTGACCAATTAATTAAGCAGCCAGTAAATGCTAGTTTACTGCTAGTTGATGAAGCAGCGGCTATTCCTATCTATTTGCTTGAACAGTTATTGTCGAACAACTCTCGCTTAGTATTTGCCACCACCATTCATGGCTACGAAGGGGCAGGGCGAGGCTTCACCTTAAAATTTCAAGGCACGCTAGCGGCTCAATATCCTCATTGGCAAAGCTTACATATAAATGAGCCTATTCGATGGCGAGTTAATGACCCACTTGAGCAATTAGTTTTTGAAGCTTGTTTGTTGAATGCTGAACTGCCAAGTATAGCGGATGAACCATCAATAAATGGCTTGTCTTCATTAGTCTTTAAGAAATTTAGCGCTATTGAGTTAGCGCATAATGAATCACTGTTTAAGCAAGTTTTTTCGGTGTTAGTTACTGCGCATTATCAAACTAAACCAAGTGATGTAAAAATGATTCTAGATAATGAGCAAGTGCAGCTTGTCTGTTTATTATCTGGAGAATTAACGAAGCAAAAAGTAGTCGCGGTTGCACTCTTAATTAATGAAGGTAGCTCTAGTTCTAGTTCTAGCTCTAATTCTAGTGCCATCTCAGATTCTACTATTATCGATAGTGAATTAGTGAGTGCGATTCAGCAATCTAAAAGGCGTTTAAAAAATCATTTTGTTCCGCAATCACTATTAACCCAATGCGGAATTGAATATGCCTTCGATTATCATTACATCAGAGTGATGCGAATTGCAGTACACCCACAACTACAACAGCAAGGCATTGGCAGTTATTTTTTAGATAAAATAGAAAGTTTTGGCAGGTTACAAAAAGTTGATTTTCTGGCGTCTAGCTTTGGTGCGACTAAGCCGTTACTTTCTTTTTGGCTAGTAAACCACTTTAAATTAGCGCGTATAGGTTTCCAAAAAGATAAAGCAAGCGGTGAACAATCAGCCTTAGTACTTAAAGCGTTGTCTTCAAAAGCTACGGTGGCACTTACGGATATAAATTCAACGTTCTACCGCAGTTTTGAATACCTATTAACAGATGAGTATAAGTATTTATCTGCCAAGTTAGTAGCATTAATCATGTGTAACTCACCTAAGTTAACTTGTGTTGAATTGAGCGAGCGTGATCAAGCGAATGTTGCCACTTTTGCTAAGGGATATGGGCAATATTCAAGTTGTGTTTTTAGTTTACATTTATGGCTTAAATTGGCTTTTTCTGATCCAAAGTTCGCTGAAGACGAAGACTTGTTGATATTCATCAATCGTATCTTCCAGAAACATAGCATTAATGATGTTTGTAATACTTATGGGTTTACTGGCAAAAAAGCACTTGAACAATTTTTGAGATCAAAAGTAAAACTCTTACTAAGCCGTTAA
- a CDS encoding ABC transporter ATP-binding protein, translating to MSVAICVEALTKKYKDVIAVNNISFNVKQGHCFGLLGPNGAGKTTTIEIMEGIISASSGSVVYKNHEKQPKEVDNYISQQIGIQFQHTALQDFLTVKETLNLFSAFYEHTLSQQKIIELCDLGDFLNRDNRLLSGGQRQRLLLALALINDPEIIFLDEPTTGLDPQARRNFWQLIKNIKAQNKTIILTTHYMDEAEQLCDDIVIMAEGKVIESGSPQQLLSKHFKEVFIYLPAQQVPASLIQTHHWEVVSDRVEITTSNVEQTLLMLIQNHVSLEGLHVKSANLDDLFLHLTGQSLRE from the coding sequence ATGAGTGTTGCAATTTGTGTTGAGGCACTAACTAAGAAGTATAAAGATGTTATTGCGGTCAATAATATCAGCTTCAATGTTAAACAAGGTCATTGTTTTGGGTTGTTAGGACCTAATGGCGCAGGGAAAACAACGACGATAGAAATTATGGAAGGAATTATTTCTGCTAGTTCAGGTTCTGTTGTTTATAAAAATCATGAGAAACAGCCGAAAGAAGTAGATAACTATATTTCTCAACAAATAGGGATTCAGTTTCAACACACCGCTTTACAAGACTTTTTAACCGTAAAAGAAACATTGAATTTGTTTTCTGCTTTTTATGAACATACGTTATCACAACAAAAAATTATTGAGCTCTGCGATTTAGGTGATTTTCTAAATCGAGATAATCGATTATTATCTGGCGGGCAAAGACAACGCTTATTGCTTGCATTAGCTTTAATTAATGACCCTGAAATTATCTTTTTAGATGAGCCAACAACGGGATTAGATCCGCAGGCAAGACGAAATTTTTGGCAATTAATAAAAAATATTAAAGCGCAAAACAAAACTATTATCCTTACAACACATTATATGGATGAAGCTGAACAGCTTTGCGACGACATAGTGATCATGGCTGAAGGTAAAGTTATTGAGTCGGGATCACCGCAACAACTACTAAGTAAACACTTTAAAGAGGTTTTTATCTATTTACCTGCACAACAAGTTCCTGCTTCATTAATTCAAACTCATCATTGGGAAGTTGTATCTGATAGGGTTGAAATTACCACAAGCAACGTTGAACAAACATTATTAATGCTGATACAGAATCACGTTTCATTAGAGGGCCTTCATGTAAAGTCTGCTAATTTAGATGATTTATTTTTACATTTAACTGGCCAGTCTTTAAGAGAATAG
- the flgM gene encoding flagellar biosynthesis anti-sigma factor FlgM, whose protein sequence is MTININNLNNQAQINQNKQAQTKQGSAQTTVDSAQPKHVARDSVSLTPQAQQFKELQKKSADAPVINQEKVEELKKTIAAGEYKIDPQKLAASMAKFEFTL, encoded by the coding sequence ATGACTATAAATATCAACAACTTGAACAATCAAGCACAGATAAACCAAAATAAACAAGCCCAAACTAAACAAGGCTCAGCTCAGACAACAGTAGATAGTGCGCAACCTAAACATGTTGCTCGCGACTCTGTTTCTTTGACCCCACAAGCTCAACAGTTTAAAGAACTACAAAAAAAATCTGCTGATGCTCCTGTGATTAATCAGGAAAAAGTTGAAGAATTGAAAAAAACAATTGCTGCTGGTGAGTATAAAATAGATCCTCAAAAGCTTGCTGCTAGCATGGCCAAGTTTGAGTTTACTTTATAA
- a CDS encoding PBPRA1643 family SWIM/SEC-C metal-binding motif protein, giving the protein MHNLYYKGRIHTRENHVKTGFKNERNAKLGTEKNPLTLVVGSETRKTEVGAIVTENEFYADISVDSSVDENISELDAVLNTPKTTTFEKTPNRNDPCSCGSGKKYKKCCG; this is encoded by the coding sequence GTGCACAATTTATATTATAAAGGTCGAATCCACACCAGAGAAAACCATGTAAAAACAGGGTTTAAAAATGAGCGCAATGCTAAGCTAGGGACAGAAAAAAATCCACTAACGCTAGTTGTTGGCAGTGAAACAAGAAAAACAGAAGTTGGCGCTATTGTTACTGAAAATGAATTTTATGCTGATATTAGTGTTGATAGTTCAGTTGATGAGAATATTAGCGAGCTTGATGCAGTATTAAATACACCGAAGACGACTACGTTCGAAAAAACACCTAACCGTAACGATCCATGTTCGTGTGGTAGTGGCAAAAAATATAAAAAGTGTTGTGGTTAA
- the flgN gene encoding flagellar export chaperone FlgN — protein sequence MSASPQSIELISLQFAQLQELEQIISNEKLILQQHQPDALLKISEQKNLLLIAIQDLDKKISFNQAFSIDKKAGFLDEKLTEIEDLLHLCQQKNKINGQIIAQSQLAVERMKTTLLESNNKSSMTYDSKGKKSGGLSSINMKA from the coding sequence ATGTCAGCTTCCCCTCAATCCATAGAGTTAATATCTCTACAATTTGCTCAATTACAAGAACTCGAGCAAATCATTAGTAACGAAAAGCTTATTTTACAGCAACACCAACCTGACGCATTATTAAAAATTAGTGAACAAAAAAACCTATTACTCATTGCAATTCAAGATTTAGATAAAAAAATCAGCTTTAATCAGGCATTTTCAATAGATAAGAAAGCGGGTTTTCTTGATGAAAAACTCACTGAAATCGAAGACTTATTACACCTTTGCCAACAAAAAAATAAAATAAATGGTCAAATAATAGCGCAATCTCAACTCGCTGTTGAGCGTATGAAAACAACGTTATTAGAGAGTAATAATAAGTCATCAATGACTTATGACAGTAAAGGCAAAAAATCTGGTGGGTTAAGCAGCATAAATATGAAAGCTTAG
- a CDS encoding LPP20 family lipoprotein: MKNAHFKTITVVVSLFLVASCTSMYDKHVQWEVVEPQVFPIIHGIGYAPISLQKSEHKTQRMLMAIKASKIAAYSELAEQVYGQQVSSSTTIADMLIENQQLVSSVKGLIRGARVVKSYPVGDTYTTELQLDFKDVYEIYQANLQRKEIKKVQYF; encoded by the coding sequence ATGAAAAATGCACACTTTAAAACAATCACTGTTGTTGTAAGTTTATTTCTGGTTGCCTCTTGTACCAGTATGTATGACAAACATGTACAGTGGGAGGTTGTTGAACCACAAGTGTTTCCTATTATTCATGGTATTGGATATGCGCCAATAAGTTTGCAGAAATCAGAGCATAAAACTCAGCGGATGCTAATGGCCATTAAAGCGTCGAAAATTGCCGCTTATTCAGAGTTGGCAGAGCAGGTTTATGGTCAACAAGTTAGCAGTTCAACCACAATAGCCGATATGCTAATTGAAAATCAGCAATTAGTTTCATCAGTAAAAGGGTTAATCAGAGGTGCTAGAGTAGTAAAAAGTTACCCTGTAGGAGACACTTACACAACTGAATTACAACTCGACTTCAAAGACGTATATGAAATATACCAAGCAAATCTACAGCGAAAAGAAATTAAAAAGGTACAATACTTTTAA